One stretch of Akkermansia sp. RCC_12PD DNA includes these proteins:
- the menD gene encoding 2-succinyl-5-enolpyruvyl-6-hydroxy-3-cyclohexene-1-carboxylic-acid synthase, producing MNASTSFVKSLLAQCCLGGICEWVVCPGARNMALLQVLAAAEDLVKWTHFDERSAAFFALGRIQDMGLPAAVVTTSGTAAAELLPAVVEAYYQRRPLLLLTADRPADYRGSAAPQAIEQADMFGIYAPTIDLQTSDELPEDILEDWDYASPLHINVCLPDPDPAWNPGHCDLYPAEPPEENEFRGSLSDLAQALRFKARRGLVLMIGGLDPTEQAPALWLANELKAPVVADATSGLREELEHLALTDADRLLKQNPPAVLLRVGDVPVARFWRDLEDIPSTEVFSITRTGFSGLARPSSVVTGDLDAVLRALGDVDSVGDVNGLRAMNKRHKAQMEELLITCPDSEQAMVRAFSCFAADGDCIYLGNSMPVRYWNSFAQTAVPTENVRANRGANGIDGQISTFLGASARCARAWALLGDLTTLYDSNALAMLPQLDPGTRVLGVINNGGGGIFRSLPGGDKHPEALGKLLIQPHDHSFKAIAEQWGMCYVCIRTADEFDQLEALEKNVAILVELIPDPSQTEQVRNALAQG from the coding sequence GTGAACGCCTCCACGTCCTTCGTCAAGTCCCTGCTGGCCCAGTGCTGCCTGGGCGGCATTTGTGAATGGGTGGTCTGCCCCGGCGCGCGCAACATGGCGCTGCTGCAGGTGCTGGCCGCCGCGGAGGATTTGGTGAAATGGACCCATTTTGACGAACGTTCCGCCGCGTTTTTCGCGCTGGGGCGCATTCAGGACATGGGGCTGCCCGCAGCCGTGGTGACCACGTCCGGCACGGCTGCGGCGGAATTGCTCCCTGCCGTGGTGGAAGCGTACTACCAGCGCAGGCCCCTGCTCCTGCTCACGGCGGACCGTCCGGCGGACTACCGCGGTTCCGCCGCCCCGCAGGCTATCGAGCAGGCGGACATGTTCGGCATTTACGCTCCCACGATTGATCTTCAGACGTCGGACGAACTGCCGGAAGATATCCTGGAAGACTGGGATTACGCGTCCCCCCTCCATATCAACGTCTGCCTGCCGGACCCGGACCCCGCGTGGAATCCGGGCCATTGCGACCTTTACCCGGCGGAACCGCCGGAAGAGAACGAGTTCCGCGGTTCCCTGTCCGATCTGGCCCAGGCCCTGCGCTTCAAGGCGCGCCGCGGCCTTGTTCTGATGATCGGCGGCCTGGACCCCACGGAACAGGCCCCCGCCCTGTGGCTGGCCAATGAATTAAAAGCTCCCGTTGTGGCGGACGCCACCTCCGGGCTCCGGGAGGAACTGGAGCATCTGGCCCTGACGGATGCGGACCGGTTGCTGAAACAGAATCCGCCCGCCGTTCTGCTGAGAGTAGGGGACGTTCCCGTGGCCCGCTTCTGGCGGGACCTGGAGGATATTCCCTCCACGGAGGTGTTTTCCATCACCCGCACCGGCTTTTCCGGACTGGCGCGGCCTTCCTCCGTGGTGACGGGGGATCTGGACGCCGTCCTGCGCGCCCTGGGGGATGTGGATTCCGTCGGCGACGTCAACGGCCTGCGCGCCATGAACAAGCGCCACAAGGCTCAAATGGAGGAGCTGCTCATCACCTGCCCGGACAGCGAACAGGCCATGGTGCGCGCCTTTTCCTGCTTTGCCGCGGACGGCGACTGCATTTACCTGGGCAATTCCATGCCCGTACGCTACTGGAACAGCTTCGCCCAGACGGCGGTACCTACGGAAAACGTACGCGCCAACCGGGGAGCCAACGGCATTGACGGCCAGATTTCCACATTCCTGGGCGCTTCCGCCCGGTGCGCCCGCGCCTGGGCTCTTCTAGGGGACCTGACCACCCTGTATGATTCCAATGCGCTGGCCATGCTCCCGCAACTGGATCCCGGAACTCGTGTCCTGGGCGTCATCAACAACGGAGGCGGCGGCATTTTCCGCTCCCTTCCCGGAGGGGACAAACACCCGGAAGCCCTGGGAAAATTGCTCATCCAGCCGCACGACCATTCCTTCAAGGCCATTGCGGAACAGTGGGGCATGTGCTACGTGTGCATCCGCACGGCGGATGAATTCGACCAGCTTGAGGCGCTTGAAAAAAACGTTGCCATCCTTGTGGAGCTTATTCCAGACCCGTCGCAGACGGAACAGGTACGGAACGCCCTGGCCCAGGGTTAA
- a CDS encoding DUF6288 domain-containing protein, with protein sequence METTPPLPSGFNINGYLIQSLKQTDPLCHVYFAADSSHVQYLVREFCPQGLAVRDPESGKLRYPESTDIEQEVIPLKNDFEAQFRTGALAEIPAQGTLYLVYAIPGAHPAAGTAEPQAQSVSLQRDQRALATPGAEAPVSPVAMPQPRQKKNSLGIWILLLVLLGGGYAAYHYSTHSRSQETAPAQEPAKLHKKKKAPKPEAGNKAAQPTPEAADPFEEETATAEEQPPQEPSPAAVQPAEDKADAPAEAGDEETVPEAVAEKPAETDDADDAKEAAPVEKEKPSSTTARVAAPSRNAHTAATASAGRPRATAHRQTTNMGDVNAYIKKYAKALPLNQWKKQYSQLYTSWFGNKEEIAEGWITTFGPLGFRARGLDTSWPNPNFRGMFPKSLLDPNGDPVANVYVVTQVIEGSPAEKYVNKGDVILGIDGQPFKTSLSLDVPYGPYQFQDSRGLDMHAGLLVDKAEGAGKITLNLIPAENVEKVQGLQPLWKEVFREEKAKKPVNLSISVQGGQQIRLHVDDGGNGIGSDGFEWSDLRLEGAGGPIPLTKLRPLQYSVGYGAAKYDPERKVWLAHAVSSIVFDIPKGNWKLKGTGTPGGAASVGVTVYTGGASTLPDAVKKYVKNVTFKIPQLGSYAPGFPKNCAKSKAVVHMMSEWLAAQQREDGSWERPGGYCGNHYDTAWAGLALMATGNPKYDPVIKKAAHYIAFSGSQCWWAVPQASAGIFLCEYWLRYRDNSVLPAIRNGVQRMKNEVLYGDFVTGHGIHPGYAGTGVSIGGSHMCLFLALASKTPARVEDGVLDKMMDRAQELCPTGMGPYGRMTESFSFEPNRNCGGTYSGRHGPYFIASLICGGPELYTKNSRIMYSEGPIGGCDQGHSSETLSIMWALPSYWRVNPEVYYKNMEAFRWKLTLLRPFDGGMMQNPNRLELMTADPVIGTYIRTGVWITALCAERQNLAITGKPEFQAKSFRKVPPINDTESRFLNTYIRNWSMVSAALGSKAPASLKSAIRDMKKIPVEQGCRFKLMDLVNSRALPISKAIMALPGVDQLTKATCAEMILGMDVRIFFEPKRKDDKLQPGEYSLNLDIQQPLGGRALGLQRNKELESKANEAYKYDFAGTVQFSDTTTFSPMETISWTPGTKFGGQWNVYNYSKELSGPTQPGVPKMTAKIKWRVNDLDVEYDRPIAVGGFEVGCGEKARPVTNCNHLWVPGILIRDHGNWGCSFHLPDGTYISAASQGNQIEVYDETDKKNKKTWVSPNDSCLTQGSRCLFRVSTDWHGLECRVRELKLLSKGSEEVADYKLKASTGGSVDTAKLLDRDVTTVEELDMPNGEDNPLVLELTLKSPATLRAVDLKLDKGNSRIIIEAYKSGKWIPVHWGSVGPATAGVSDAQKAMYADEPEVLRMLQAPGNGFIKCMRTFDPVTTNRLRVKFSQKGGKVRLAELHVYKEDAPRTAVAAAK encoded by the coding sequence ATGGAAACAACTCCTCCCCTTCCCTCAGGATTCAATATCAACGGCTATCTTATCCAGTCGCTGAAGCAGACGGATCCCCTCTGCCACGTTTATTTTGCGGCGGATTCCAGCCATGTCCAATACCTGGTCCGGGAATTCTGCCCGCAGGGCCTGGCCGTGCGCGACCCGGAAAGCGGCAAGCTGCGCTATCCGGAAAGCACCGACATCGAGCAGGAGGTGATTCCGCTCAAAAACGATTTTGAGGCCCAGTTCCGCACCGGAGCCCTGGCGGAAATTCCGGCCCAGGGCACGCTGTATCTGGTTTATGCCATACCCGGCGCCCATCCGGCGGCCGGAACGGCAGAACCCCAGGCCCAGTCCGTTTCCCTCCAGCGCGACCAGCGGGCCCTGGCCACACCGGGTGCGGAAGCACCCGTTTCTCCGGTCGCCATGCCCCAGCCTCGTCAGAAAAAAAATTCCCTGGGAATATGGATTCTGCTGCTGGTCCTGCTGGGAGGAGGCTACGCAGCGTACCACTATTCTACCCACAGCCGCAGTCAAGAAACCGCTCCGGCCCAGGAACCGGCCAAGCTTCACAAAAAGAAGAAGGCCCCCAAGCCGGAAGCCGGGAACAAGGCCGCACAGCCTACCCCGGAAGCGGCAGATCCCTTTGAAGAGGAAACCGCAACCGCGGAAGAACAGCCTCCGCAGGAACCATCCCCCGCTGCCGTCCAACCTGCTGAAGACAAGGCGGACGCGCCCGCAGAGGCAGGAGACGAGGAAACCGTTCCCGAAGCAGTGGCGGAAAAACCTGCAGAAACGGATGACGCCGACGACGCTAAGGAAGCGGCTCCGGTAGAAAAGGAAAAACCGTCTTCCACCACCGCCAGAGTAGCCGCACCTTCCCGCAACGCACATACCGCCGCAACCGCATCCGCAGGCAGGCCCCGCGCAACGGCACACAGGCAAACTACCAATATGGGGGACGTCAACGCGTACATCAAGAAGTATGCCAAGGCGCTTCCCCTGAACCAGTGGAAGAAACAGTACTCCCAGCTTTATACAAGCTGGTTCGGCAACAAGGAAGAGATAGCCGAAGGGTGGATCACTACTTTCGGCCCCCTCGGATTCCGTGCCCGGGGTCTGGATACGTCCTGGCCCAATCCCAATTTCAGGGGAATGTTTCCCAAATCCCTGCTGGACCCCAACGGCGACCCCGTGGCGAACGTGTACGTGGTCACCCAGGTGATCGAAGGCTCCCCCGCTGAAAAATATGTGAACAAGGGGGACGTGATCCTCGGTATCGATGGCCAGCCCTTCAAAACCTCCCTGAGCCTGGATGTTCCCTACGGTCCCTACCAGTTCCAGGATTCCCGCGGCCTGGACATGCACGCCGGCCTGCTGGTGGATAAGGCGGAAGGCGCCGGAAAAATTACCCTGAACCTGATTCCTGCGGAGAACGTGGAAAAAGTCCAGGGCCTCCAGCCCCTTTGGAAGGAAGTGTTCAGGGAGGAAAAGGCGAAGAAGCCCGTCAATCTTTCCATCTCCGTCCAGGGCGGCCAGCAGATCCGGCTGCACGTTGACGACGGCGGCAACGGCATCGGCAGCGACGGTTTCGAATGGTCGGACCTGAGGCTGGAAGGGGCCGGAGGCCCCATTCCGTTGACAAAGCTCAGGCCCTTGCAGTACAGCGTGGGCTACGGCGCCGCCAAATACGATCCCGAACGCAAGGTCTGGCTGGCGCACGCCGTCTCCTCTATTGTTTTCGACATCCCCAAAGGCAACTGGAAGCTGAAAGGGACCGGCACCCCCGGAGGGGCCGCAAGCGTAGGGGTCACCGTGTACACGGGAGGGGCCTCCACCCTGCCGGACGCCGTCAAGAAGTACGTGAAGAACGTCACGTTCAAGATTCCCCAGCTGGGGTCCTATGCGCCCGGCTTCCCGAAAAATTGCGCCAAGAGCAAGGCCGTGGTCCACATGATGAGCGAATGGCTCGCCGCCCAGCAGCGCGAGGACGGCTCCTGGGAACGCCCTGGCGGCTACTGCGGCAACCATTACGATACGGCATGGGCCGGTCTGGCCCTGATGGCTACCGGCAATCCCAAGTATGATCCGGTCATCAAGAAGGCCGCTCATTACATCGCCTTTTCCGGCTCCCAGTGCTGGTGGGCGGTTCCCCAGGCTTCCGCGGGCATCTTCCTGTGCGAGTACTGGCTGCGCTACCGGGACAATTCCGTGCTGCCCGCCATCCGTAACGGCGTGCAGCGCATGAAGAACGAAGTGCTTTACGGGGACTTCGTCACCGGGCACGGCATCCATCCCGGCTATGCGGGCACGGGGGTCAGCATCGGCGGCTCCCATATGTGCCTGTTCCTGGCGCTGGCCAGCAAAACCCCGGCCCGGGTGGAAGACGGCGTGCTGGACAAGATGATGGACCGCGCCCAGGAGCTCTGCCCCACGGGGATGGGGCCCTACGGCCGCATGACGGAATCCTTCTCCTTTGAACCCAACCGCAACTGCGGAGGCACCTATTCCGGGCGCCACGGTCCCTATTTCATCGCCTCCCTCATCTGCGGAGGACCGGAATTATACACCAAAAACAGCCGCATCATGTACAGCGAAGGCCCCATCGGCGGCTGCGACCAGGGTCACTCCTCCGAAACGCTGTCCATTATGTGGGCCCTCCCCTCCTATTGGCGCGTCAATCCGGAAGTTTATTACAAGAACATGGAGGCTTTCCGCTGGAAGCTTACCCTGCTGCGCCCGTTTGACGGAGGCATGATGCAGAATCCCAACAGACTGGAGCTGATGACGGCGGATCCCGTGATAGGCACCTATATCCGCACCGGCGTGTGGATCACGGCGCTGTGTGCGGAACGGCAGAACCTGGCCATCACCGGAAAGCCCGAGTTCCAGGCCAAGTCCTTCCGCAAGGTTCCCCCCATTAACGATACGGAATCCCGCTTCCTGAATACCTACATCCGCAACTGGAGCATGGTCAGTGCGGCTCTGGGCTCCAAGGCCCCGGCCTCCCTCAAGTCCGCCATCCGGGACATGAAGAAGATTCCCGTGGAACAGGGCTGCCGCTTCAAGCTCATGGACCTGGTCAATTCCCGGGCCCTCCCCATTTCCAAGGCCATCATGGCCCTTCCCGGCGTGGACCAACTCACCAAGGCCACCTGTGCGGAAATGATCCTGGGCATGGATGTGCGCATTTTCTTTGAACCCAAGCGCAAGGACGACAAACTCCAGCCCGGTGAATATTCCCTGAACCTGGACATCCAGCAGCCCCTGGGCGGCCGTGCCCTGGGCCTGCAACGCAACAAGGAACTGGAAAGCAAGGCCAATGAAGCGTACAAGTACGACTTTGCCGGCACCGTCCAGTTCAGCGACACCACCACCTTTTCCCCGATGGAAACCATCTCCTGGACGCCGGGTACCAAATTCGGAGGCCAATGGAATGTTTACAATTACAGCAAGGAACTCAGCGGCCCCACCCAGCCGGGCGTTCCCAAGATGACGGCCAAAATCAAATGGCGCGTGAACGATCTGGACGTGGAGTATGACCGCCCCATCGCCGTCGGCGGTTTTGAAGTGGGATGTGGGGAGAAAGCGCGCCCCGTCACCAACTGCAACCATTTGTGGGTTCCGGGCATCCTGATCCGCGACCATGGCAACTGGGGCTGTTCCTTCCACCTGCCGGATGGCACTTATATTTCTGCGGCCTCCCAGGGCAACCAGATCGAGGTGTACGACGAAACGGACAAGAAGAACAAAAAGACATGGGTTTCCCCGAACGATTCCTGCCTGACCCAGGGGTCCCGCTGCCTGTTCCGTGTTTCCACGGACTGGCACGGCCTGGAATGCCGCGTACGCGAACTCAAGCTGCTGAGCAAAGGGTCTGAAGAAGTCGCGGATTACAAGCTGAAGGCTTCTACCGGCGGCAGCGTGGACACGGCCAAACTTCTGGACCGCGACGTCACTACCGTGGAAGAGCTGGACATGCCGAACGGGGAAGACAATCCCCTGGTACTGGAGCTTACCCTGAAATCCCCCGCCACCCTGCGGGCGGTGGACCTCAAGCTGGACAAAGGGAATTCCCGCATCATCATTGAAGCCTACAAGAGCGGCAAGTGGATTCCCGTCCATTGGGGTTCCGTAGGTCCGGCTACCGCTGGAGTAAGCGATGCACAGAAGGCCATGTATGCCGATGAGCCGGAAGTTCTGCGCATGCTCCAGGCCCCCGGCAACGGCTTTATCAAGTGCATGAGAACGTTCGACCCGGTCACCACAAACAGGTTGCGTGTCAAATTTTCACAGAAAGGCGGCAAGGTCCGCCTGGCGGAACTGCACGTATACAAGGAGGATGCTCCCAGAACAGCGGTAGCGGCGGCCAAATAA
- a CDS encoding malic enzyme-like NAD(P)-binding protein: protein MSSDIRLDALQYHSQPRPGKMETLPCKPCFSQRDLTLAYSPGVAEPCLRIKEDPSQSALYTGRSNLVGVITNGTAVLGLGNIGPDAAKPVMEGKGLLFKVFADIDVFDIELNIKEPEKLIEVIKTMEPTFGAINLEDIKAPECFMVEERLREEMNIPVFHDDQHGTAVISGAALLNAAELTGRKLEDLKVVVVGAGAAGISCAKFYMTLGVRREHIYMFDSKGLIHTGRIDLHATKAQFSQSEDCTLEEALTGADVFLGLSTKGLLTQDMVKLMAPSPIIFACANPDPEITYQDAKKARPDCIMGSGRSDWPNQVNNVSCFPFIFRAALDVRASVINEQMKIAAARALADLAKEPVPQEVVDMYGGEPLSFGIDYVIPKPIDPRIIEWECPAVAQAAMISGVAQAPIRDMEAYRMELSKRIAAVRERASGVVRSYL, encoded by the coding sequence ATGAGTTCCGACATCAGACTAGACGCCTTGCAGTACCACTCCCAGCCCCGTCCCGGAAAGATGGAGACGCTGCCCTGCAAGCCCTGCTTTTCACAACGGGATTTGACGCTTGCCTATTCCCCGGGCGTTGCCGAACCCTGTCTCCGCATTAAGGAAGACCCTTCCCAGAGCGCCCTGTACACCGGCCGTTCGAACCTGGTGGGTGTCATTACCAACGGCACGGCCGTACTCGGCCTGGGCAACATAGGCCCGGACGCCGCCAAGCCGGTGATGGAAGGCAAGGGACTTTTATTCAAGGTATTCGCGGATATCGACGTTTTTGACATTGAGCTGAACATCAAGGAGCCTGAAAAACTCATCGAGGTCATCAAGACCATGGAACCTACCTTCGGCGCGATCAATCTGGAAGACATCAAGGCACCGGAATGCTTCATGGTGGAGGAACGCCTGCGCGAAGAAATGAACATTCCCGTGTTTCATGACGACCAGCACGGCACGGCCGTGATTTCCGGCGCGGCCCTGCTGAACGCCGCGGAATTGACGGGACGCAAGCTGGAAGACCTGAAAGTCGTCGTCGTCGGGGCCGGCGCCGCGGGCATTTCCTGCGCCAAATTCTATATGACCCTGGGCGTGCGCCGCGAGCATATTTACATGTTCGACTCCAAGGGGCTGATCCATACGGGCCGCATTGACCTGCATGCCACGAAGGCGCAATTCTCCCAGTCGGAAGACTGCACGCTGGAAGAAGCCCTGACCGGGGCGGACGTCTTCCTGGGCCTCTCCACCAAGGGGCTTCTGACCCAGGACATGGTGAAGCTGATGGCCCCCTCCCCCATTATCTTCGCCTGTGCGAACCCGGACCCGGAAATCACCTACCAGGACGCCAAAAAGGCACGCCCGGACTGCATCATGGGCTCCGGCCGTTCCGACTGGCCCAACCAGGTGAACAACGTCTCCTGCTTCCCCTTCATTTTCCGCGCCGCGCTGGACGTGCGCGCCTCCGTCATCAACGAACAGATGAAAATCGCCGCCGCGCGCGCCCTGGCGGACCTGGCGAAGGAACCCGTTCCCCAGGAAGTGGTGGACATGTACGGCGGAGAACCCCTCAGCTTCGGCATCGACTACGTGATTCCCAAGCCCATTGATCCCCGCATCATCGAATGGGAATGCCCGGCCGTGGCGCAGGCAGCCATGATCTCCGGTGTGGCGCAGGCTCCCATCCGTGACATGGAAGCGTACAGAATGGAATTGAGCAAGCGCATTGCTGCCGTTAGGGAACGCGCCTCCGGCGTTGTGCGCAGTTATCTGTAA
- a CDS encoding class I tRNA ligase family protein encodes MYYITTAIDYTNGPPHIGHAYEKVLADVLARWHRMKGEEVYFLTGVDQHGQKVQQTAEKLGITPQEHVDNITARFLALWERLGISYDGWAATTDPRHKACVQKILTSLKDKGQLYKKSYRGFYSVRQEQFLTDKERDEDGNFGPEWGEVVELEEENWYFRLADQAEWMKQFVEKSGSFVLPAFRKAEVLNAIERSFDADLCISRPKERLSWGIELPFDPDFVTYVWFDALINYVSFAGYLAEPGSGLPEFSRLWPADCEVIGKDILVPAHGVYWPAMLHAMGFSDEEMPTLLVHGWWNINGEKMSKSIGNVVDPNLLVEEFGPEPVRYYLVRDITTGKDANFDADRLVMLYNTELANDLGNLCNRSINMTRRYCESVLPAPGEYDDDASKALRATMDQAVVQFSRFMDENMVSDALAALNAQVSACNAYIEQQQPWQLAKDEASAPRLGCVLRHLLECCAQTGYLIGCVLPGASSRILEQLNADSLFQGLTPSVLAWGVLPAGHRINDPAPVFPRILSEEEKAKLAEKAAKAAKKQG; translated from the coding sequence ATGTATTATATCACCACGGCCATTGATTACACCAACGGACCGCCCCACATCGGGCACGCTTATGAAAAAGTCCTTGCGGACGTTCTTGCGCGCTGGCACCGGATGAAGGGGGAGGAAGTCTATTTTCTGACCGGGGTGGACCAGCACGGCCAGAAAGTACAGCAGACGGCGGAGAAACTGGGCATTACTCCGCAGGAACATGTGGACAACATCACGGCCAGGTTCCTGGCGCTCTGGGAACGGCTGGGCATCAGCTACGACGGCTGGGCCGCCACCACGGACCCGCGCCACAAGGCGTGCGTGCAGAAGATCCTCACCAGCCTGAAGGACAAGGGCCAGCTTTACAAAAAATCCTACAGGGGCTTTTATTCCGTCCGGCAGGAACAGTTCCTTACGGACAAGGAACGGGATGAAGACGGCAATTTCGGCCCGGAATGGGGGGAAGTGGTGGAACTGGAGGAAGAAAACTGGTATTTCCGCCTGGCCGACCAGGCGGAATGGATGAAGCAGTTTGTGGAAAAGAGCGGTTCCTTCGTCCTTCCCGCCTTCCGCAAGGCGGAGGTGCTCAACGCGATCGAACGCTCCTTCGACGCGGACCTCTGCATTTCCCGCCCCAAGGAACGCCTTTCCTGGGGCATTGAATTGCCTTTTGACCCGGATTTCGTCACCTACGTCTGGTTTGACGCCCTGATCAATTACGTTTCCTTCGCCGGCTATCTGGCGGAACCGGGAAGCGGACTGCCGGAATTTTCCAGACTCTGGCCCGCCGATTGCGAGGTGATCGGCAAGGATATCCTGGTGCCCGCCCACGGCGTGTACTGGCCCGCCATGCTGCACGCCATGGGCTTTTCCGACGAGGAAATGCCCACCCTGCTCGTGCACGGCTGGTGGAACATTAATGGGGAGAAGATGTCCAAATCCATTGGCAACGTGGTGGACCCCAACCTGCTGGTGGAGGAATTCGGCCCCGAGCCCGTGCGCTATTACCTGGTGCGCGACATCACCACCGGAAAGGACGCCAATTTTGACGCGGACCGCCTGGTCATGCTGTACAATACGGAGCTGGCCAACGACCTGGGCAACCTGTGCAACCGCTCCATCAACATGACCCGCCGTTATTGTGAGTCCGTCCTTCCCGCACCCGGTGAATATGACGATGACGCTTCCAAGGCCCTGCGCGCGACCATGGACCAGGCGGTGGTCCAGTTTTCCAGATTCATGGACGAGAACATGGTCTCCGACGCGCTGGCGGCCCTGAACGCGCAGGTTTCCGCCTGCAACGCCTATATTGAACAGCAGCAGCCCTGGCAACTCGCCAAGGACGAGGCCAGCGCTCCGCGGCTGGGCTGCGTGCTGCGCCACCTGCTGGAATGCTGCGCCCAGACGGGCTATCTCATCGGCTGCGTGCTTCCCGGCGCCTCTTCCCGCATTCTGGAGCAACTGAACGCGGATTCCCTGTTCCAGGGACTGACGCCATCCGTGCTCGCCTGGGGGGTTCTTCCCGCAGGCCACCGCATCAACGATCCCGCTCCCGTTTTCCCGCGCATCCTTTCCGAAGAGGAGAAGGCCAAGCTGGCGGAAAAAGCGGCCAAGGCGGCCAAAAAACAAGGCTAG
- a CDS encoding MalY/PatB family protein yields MQYDFDEIIDRRGTGALKYEALLPRWGRDDLLPLWVADMDFKTPPFIMEALRRRCEHELLGYTVKPPAFFEAIRGWVGRRHGWQVETDQIGFAPGIVPGISSAIQCFTKLGDRIMIQPPVYHPFAMIIRENGREIVNNPLVLENGRYRMDFEHMREAVRGCGMFILCNPHNPGGRVWSPEELEQVAEICAESGTLVISDEIHADLTLPGRRHTVFATVSEKARDNSVTYMAASKAFNVPGLASSYLLCQNPALFEKYQNFVNGREMAEGHVFAYAGLISAYTEPEGEEWLRQALDYIQKNIRYLDAELRSRMPRIKALLPDASYLVFLDCRELNLSRQELEDFFVNGARLALNNGAIFGKEGEGFMRLNAGCPRSVLARALNQLEKAYIILSQ; encoded by the coding sequence ATGCAGTACGATTTTGATGAAATCATCGACCGCCGCGGCACCGGCGCGCTAAAATACGAAGCCCTGCTGCCGCGCTGGGGCCGGGATGACCTGCTGCCCCTGTGGGTGGCAGACATGGACTTCAAAACCCCCCCGTTCATCATGGAAGCCCTGCGCCGCCGCTGTGAACACGAACTGCTGGGCTACACGGTGAAGCCCCCCGCCTTTTTCGAGGCCATCCGGGGCTGGGTGGGCCGCCGCCACGGCTGGCAGGTGGAAACGGACCAGATCGGGTTCGCCCCCGGCATTGTTCCGGGTATTTCCAGCGCCATTCAGTGCTTCACCAAACTGGGGGACAGGATCATGATTCAGCCCCCGGTTTACCATCCCTTTGCGATGATTATCCGCGAAAACGGGCGGGAAATCGTCAACAATCCGCTGGTACTGGAAAACGGGCGCTACCGGATGGATTTCGAGCATATGCGGGAGGCCGTGCGCGGATGCGGCATGTTCATCCTGTGCAATCCCCACAATCCGGGAGGCCGGGTCTGGAGTCCGGAAGAACTGGAGCAGGTAGCGGAAATTTGCGCGGAAAGCGGAACCCTGGTCATTTCCGATGAAATTCATGCGGACCTCACCCTCCCCGGCCGCCGGCACACCGTTTTTGCCACCGTCTCGGAGAAAGCCCGAGACAATTCCGTCACATACATGGCGGCCAGCAAGGCGTTTAACGTGCCGGGTCTGGCCAGTTCCTACCTGCTCTGCCAGAATCCGGCCCTGTTTGAGAAGTACCAGAATTTTGTGAACGGGCGGGAAATGGCGGAAGGCCACGTTTTTGCGTATGCGGGGCTCATCAGCGCCTATACGGAGCCGGAAGGAGAGGAATGGCTGCGCCAGGCGCTGGACTACATCCAGAAAAACATCCGCTACCTTGACGCGGAATTGCGCAGCCGCATGCCCAGGATCAAGGCCCTTCTTCCGGACGCCTCCTATCTGGTGTTCCTGGACTGCCGGGAATTGAACCTGTCCCGGCAGGAACTGGAGGATTTCTTCGTGAACGGCGCCCGTCTGGCCCTGAACAACGGCGCCATCTTCGGCAAGGAGGGGGAAGGTTTCATGCGCCTGAATGCGGGCTGCCCCCGTTCCGTGCTGGCCCGGGCCCTCAACCAGCTGGAGAAGGCTTATATTATTCTTTCCCAGTAA
- the fucU gene encoding L-fucose mutarotase yields the protein MLKNISPLISPSLLKILAEMGHGDEIVFSDAHFPGHTFNHTVLRADGLNADSLLGAVIPLFELDAYATPVIMMAPVPGDSLDPAVEARYRKALGYDGEIEQMERYAFYERAKKAYAVVITGETAKYGNIILKKGVTPAA from the coding sequence ATGTTAAAAAATATTTCCCCCCTGATCAGCCCGTCCCTGCTGAAAATTCTTGCGGAAATGGGCCACGGAGATGAAATCGTCTTTTCAGACGCCCACTTCCCCGGCCATACCTTCAATCACACCGTTCTCAGGGCGGACGGCCTGAACGCGGACTCCCTGCTGGGCGCCGTCATTCCCCTTTTTGAACTGGACGCCTACGCCACCCCGGTGATCATGATGGCCCCGGTTCCCGGCGATTCTCTGGACCCCGCCGTAGAAGCCAGATACCGCAAGGCGCTGGGCTACGACGGCGAAATCGAACAAATGGAACGCTACGCATTTTATGAACGCGCCAAAAAAGCCTATGCCGTGGTCATCACCGGGGAAACCGCCAAATACGGCAACATCATTCTGAAAAAAGGCGTGACTCCTGCCGCCTGA